The following are from one region of the Mannheimia granulomatis genome:
- a CDS encoding Gfo/Idh/MocA family protein has translation MRTVKIGLVGTGYIGRCHAIAYAQAPTLFPLKGKLQLEYLAEINQTLAEQKAQEFGFNRATDDWRKLVADPNVDVVDICTPNFLHKEIALEAIKHGKHVYSEKPLALTAVDAKEMVEAAQKAGVKTLVGFNYIKNPTTQLARQIIQNGEIGDVVHFYGTHNEDYLANPNTPIDWHCYKAKAGLGTLGDLAAHIVSMAHYLVGEEIISVVGDMQTVITERPNPQNLAEKIPVENEDQATALVRFANGVMGTIESSRIACGRKMGLTYVVTGTKGTLSYTQERMAELKLYLHDDDESRQGFKTILVGPEHPDYAAFCVSAGHGIGFNDQKAVEIRDLINGIASDDRMFPDFEEGYKVSRVLEAIAKSAEEKRWVEINEI, from the coding sequence ATGAGAACCGTCAAAATCGGCTTGGTTGGCACAGGCTACATCGGCCGCTGCCACGCCATTGCCTACGCCCAAGCGCCAACACTCTTCCCGCTTAAAGGCAAACTCCAACTCGAATACCTTGCTGAAATCAACCAAACACTGGCTGAACAAAAAGCCCAAGAATTCGGCTTTAATCGTGCTACGGACGACTGGCGTAAACTGGTTGCCGATCCGAATGTGGATGTGGTCGATATCTGCACCCCAAATTTTCTGCACAAAGAAATCGCCCTTGAAGCGATCAAACACGGCAAACACGTCTATTCCGAAAAACCGCTGGCATTGACTGCCGTCGATGCCAAAGAGATGGTTGAAGCTGCACAAAAAGCGGGTGTAAAAACGTTGGTTGGCTTTAATTACATCAAGAACCCCACCACACAACTTGCTCGCCAAATTATCCAAAACGGCGAAATTGGCGATGTGGTGCATTTCTATGGCACACACAACGAAGACTATCTCGCCAACCCTAACACACCGATTGACTGGCACTGCTACAAAGCCAAAGCCGGGCTAGGAACATTGGGCGATTTAGCTGCGCACATTGTCAGTATGGCTCACTATCTGGTTGGGGAAGAGATTATCAGTGTCGTCGGCGATATGCAAACCGTCATAACCGAACGCCCAAATCCACAAAACTTGGCAGAAAAAATCCCAGTCGAAAATGAAGACCAAGCCACTGCCTTAGTACGTTTTGCCAACGGTGTGATGGGCACGATTGAAAGCTCCCGCATCGCTTGTGGCCGCAAAATGGGGCTAACTTATGTCGTAACCGGCACCAAAGGCACGCTCAGTTACACCCAAGAACGGATGGCGGAACTGAAACTCTATTTGCATGATGACGACGAATCCCGCCAAGGCTTCAAAACTATTCTCGTCGGCCCGGAACACCCCGACTATGCCGCATTCTGCGTGAGTGCCGGCCACGGCATCGGCTTTAACGACCAAAAAGCGGTCGAAATCCGCGATCTCATCAACGGTATCGCCTCCGATGACCGTATGTTCCCTGATTTTGAAGAGGGCTACAAGGTTTCTCGAGTGTTAGAGGCAATTGCGAAATCGGCAGAAGAGAAACGCTGGGTGGAGATAAATGAAATTTAA
- the citG gene encoding triphosphoribosyl-dephospho-CoA synthase CitG, with product MHNKFIRFFSLDGDKVSLEQLLEARENRALLQQQCIQQYGQTLLSVTLLAVGEVKKNTLLDYVFEKALSSLSILFQQLNIQPTAEFIRPFNTGHEALFVLPIDAKQLKKLTIELEDSSDLSRLWDIDVIDSRGQLLSRTEFNISPRPCLICSENAKSCARSRKHTLNELYTEIQRRARTFYLAENIAESVYQALLKEVYLTPKPGLVDRSNNGAHNDMNVRTFERSAVVLRPFFTQFVLKGIATANLPVKQILTQIRPLGLQAEQAMFQATNNVNTHKGAIFAFGLVCTAIGRLFEQKTDINHTNICQLVAQFAQGLTTELQHYSANQPLTAGIILYREYGLTGARGEAESGFGTIHPVLAEYTNQKIENDEIWLRILLKIIAKNNDTNVVHRGGINALYWVKNEAKRLLNDEDFNLKNLHSFDNACIHKNISCGGSADLLALTIFLLNL from the coding sequence ATGCACAACAAATTTATTCGTTTCTTCTCTTTGGACGGAGATAAAGTTTCCCTTGAACAGCTGCTTGAAGCACGAGAAAACCGAGCCTTATTACAGCAGCAATGCATCCAACAATATGGGCAAACGTTACTTTCTGTGACCTTGTTAGCTGTTGGCGAAGTCAAGAAAAATACCTTATTAGACTATGTATTTGAAAAAGCGTTAAGCAGCCTCTCTATACTTTTTCAGCAATTAAATATTCAACCTACCGCAGAATTTATTCGCCCATTCAACACAGGACATGAAGCCCTATTTGTCTTACCGATAGATGCAAAACAGCTAAAAAAATTAACAATAGAATTAGAAGATAGTTCAGATCTTTCCCGCCTTTGGGATATTGATGTGATTGATTCACGAGGGCAGTTACTCAGTCGTACAGAATTTAATATTTCACCCCGTCCTTGTTTAATTTGTTCAGAGAATGCAAAAAGTTGTGCAAGATCCCGCAAACATACTCTTAATGAACTCTATACAGAAATACAACGACGTGCCCGAACGTTTTACTTAGCAGAAAATATCGCTGAATCTGTTTATCAAGCTTTATTGAAAGAAGTTTACCTTACCCCTAAACCTGGATTAGTTGATCGTAGTAACAACGGTGCACATAACGATATGAATGTACGAACCTTTGAACGCAGTGCTGTCGTTCTACGCCCCTTCTTCACTCAATTTGTCTTAAAAGGCATTGCTACTGCAAACCTTCCCGTTAAGCAAATTTTAACGCAAATCAGACCGCTTGGTCTGCAAGCAGAACAAGCCATGTTTCAAGCGACAAACAATGTAAATACCCACAAGGGGGCAATTTTTGCCTTTGGCTTAGTTTGCACCGCAATTGGCCGGTTATTTGAACAAAAAACAGATATAAATCACACTAACATTTGTCAGCTTGTTGCACAATTCGCACAAGGTTTGACCACCGAATTACAGCATTACTCCGCCAATCAGCCTCTTACTGCTGGGATAATACTCTACCGAGAATATGGTTTAACAGGCGCAAGAGGAGAAGCAGAGAGCGGCTTTGGCACAATCCACCCTGTCCTAGCTGAATATACAAACCAAAAGATTGAAAATGATGAAATTTGGTTACGCATTTTATTGAAAATAATTGCAAAAAATAATGATACCAATGTAGTTCACCGAGGTGGCATAAATGCCCTATACTGGGTGAAAAATGAGGCAAAACGCCTATTAAATGATGAAGATTTCAACCTAAAAAATTTGCACTCTTTTGATAATGCTTGCATTCACAAAAATATTAGTTGTGGAGGTAGTGCCGATTTGTTGGCATTGACCATTTTTCTGTTAAACCTTTGA
- a CDS encoding ABC transporter permease, which translates to MTTQFLKNLGMVDDKGKIDFIAFFERFGVLIFLILLIIFFTSQNSAFLSQRNIYNVLTEVSIFGIMAVGMTFVILTAGIDLSVGSILAVTAMFAAYIIKGDNTVTVEAGAWGGMSWLIGLGICLGLGTLIGWLHGLGVTKLKLPPFIITLGGMTIWRGVTLVLNNGSPIAGFDEGYRWWGRGDILGVPVPVVIFAVVAIIGYFALHKTRWGRYVYSVGGNPEAARLAGVNINRTLVSVYVVIGALAGLAGFILSARLGSAESVAGVSFELRVIASVVIGGTSLMGGYGRITGTIIGSIIMGVLINGLVLMDVSAYYQQIIMGIIIILAVAFDTYAKSRRGAI; encoded by the coding sequence ATGACAACACAATTTTTAAAAAACCTAGGTATGGTTGATGACAAAGGAAAAATCGATTTTATTGCCTTCTTTGAACGCTTTGGCGTACTAATTTTCTTAATTTTACTGATTATTTTCTTTACCTCACAAAATAGTGCTTTCCTGTCTCAACGCAATATCTACAATGTGTTAACCGAAGTCTCTATTTTTGGAATTATGGCGGTGGGGATGACTTTTGTTATTCTCACTGCGGGGATTGACCTCTCTGTCGGCTCAATTTTAGCGGTAACGGCAATGTTCGCTGCCTATATTATCAAAGGCGATAATACTGTGACAGTCGAAGCCGGTGCTTGGGGTGGAATGAGCTGGCTGATTGGGTTAGGTATCTGTTTAGGTTTAGGCACATTGATCGGCTGGCTGCACGGATTGGGTGTCACTAAACTTAAATTACCGCCGTTTATTATTACACTTGGCGGTATGACGATTTGGCGTGGAGTTACCTTAGTACTGAACAACGGTTCGCCAATTGCCGGCTTTGATGAGGGCTACCGCTGGTGGGGACGTGGCGATATTTTAGGCGTGCCGGTACCGGTTGTGATCTTCGCTGTTGTTGCCATTATCGGCTACTTTGCTCTCCACAAAACCCGCTGGGGACGCTATGTCTACTCAGTCGGCGGCAATCCCGAAGCCGCTCGTCTTGCGGGGGTAAACATCAACCGCACCTTAGTGAGTGTATATGTTGTAATCGGTGCATTAGCAGGATTAGCCGGTTTCATTCTCTCCGCCCGTTTAGGCAGTGCGGAATCGGTTGCCGGTGTATCGTTCGAGTTACGTGTGATTGCCTCTGTGGTGATTGGTGGAACCTCACTGATGGGCGGATATGGACGGATTACCGGCACGATCATCGGCTCAATTATTATGGGCGTGTTGATTAACGGCTTAGTGCTGATGGATGTTTCTGCCTACTATCAACAGATTATTATGGGGATCATCATTATCCTTGCGGTAGCCTTTGATACCTATGCGAAGAGCAGACGAGGGGCGATTTAA
- the citE gene encoding citrate (pro-3S)-lyase subunit beta, whose product MKLRRSMLFVPGSNAAMLSNTFIYKPDAIMFDLEDAVALQEKDSSRILVAHALQHPLYQDMETVVRVNPLDSEFGLKDLNAVVRAGVDVVRMPKTETAQDVIDMDNAITEIEKACGRELGSTLMLAAIESPLGITQANQIATASNRLIGIALGAEDYVRNLKTERSADGIELLFARCSILQAARAAGIQAFDTVYSNINNEEGFLNEAALIKQLGFDGKSLVNPRQIELLHNLFAPTQKDVEQAQSIIEAAEEAKRKGLGVVSLNGKMIDAPIIDRAQLVLQRAKHGIREE is encoded by the coding sequence ATAAAATTAAGAAGAAGTATGCTTTTTGTCCCAGGCTCAAATGCGGCAATGCTCAGCAATACATTTATTTATAAACCAGATGCCATTATGTTTGACCTAGAAGATGCCGTAGCATTACAGGAAAAAGACTCTTCCCGTATCTTGGTTGCACATGCGTTACAACACCCACTTTATCAAGACATGGAAACCGTAGTTCGCGTAAATCCATTAGATTCCGAATTCGGCTTAAAAGACTTAAATGCCGTAGTACGTGCCGGTGTTGATGTGGTACGTATGCCGAAAACAGAAACTGCTCAAGACGTAATTGATATGGATAATGCAATCACTGAAATTGAAAAAGCTTGTGGACGAGAATTAGGATCAACCTTAATGTTAGCGGCAATAGAATCACCACTAGGCATTACCCAAGCCAATCAAATTGCGACAGCTTCAAATCGCTTAATCGGTATCGCACTTGGTGCTGAAGACTATGTGCGTAATTTAAAAACAGAGCGCTCTGCAGACGGTATTGAATTATTATTTGCTCGCTGTTCAATCTTGCAAGCAGCTCGAGCAGCCGGTATTCAAGCTTTCGATACAGTTTACTCAAATATCAATAATGAAGAAGGTTTTCTCAATGAAGCTGCGCTTATCAAACAATTAGGCTTTGACGGTAAATCATTAGTAAATCCTCGCCAAATTGAGCTACTACATAATTTATTTGCACCAACACAGAAAGATGTAGAACAGGCACAGAGTATTATTGAAGCAGCAGAAGAAGCAAAACGTAAAGGCTTAGGTGTGGTATCACTGAACGGCAAAATGATCGATGCACCAATTATCGATCGTGCACAATTAGTACTTCAACGTGCAAAACATGGTATTCGTGAAGAGTAA
- a CDS encoding CoA-acylating methylmalonate-semialdehyde dehydrogenase — translation MSQFVKNFINGAVVESQSQRVSSVFNPATGEETKKVKLSTAAEVDSAIAAADAAFKSWSQQSPLRRARVLFKFKELLEANFDELARLISSEHGKIYSDAIGELTRGLEVVEFATGIPHLQKGEFSANAGRGIDIHSIQQPLGVVAGITPFNFPAMVPMWMFPVAIVCGNTFVLKPSEKDPSVSIRLAQLLKEAGLPDGVFNVVQGDKEAVDILLTDPRIQAVSFVGSTPIAQYIYEKGSANGKRVQALGGAKNHALIMPDADVQGTVNALLGAAFGAAGERCMALSVAVVVGDEFADKIVEELIPKVKALKIGAGILPEGTPENDMGPVISKEHKAKIENYIDQGVAQGAKLCVDGRGYKVAGNENGYFVGGTLFDKVMPDMTIWQDEIFGPVLSVVRVKDYAEGIALINSHQYGNGSAIFTADGDSARQFTQDVQAGMVGVNIPIPVPMAFHCFGGWKASIFGPLNVYGTDGVRFYTRMKTITTRWPDSSVRSQAAFNFPTL, via the coding sequence ATGAGCCAATTTGTGAAAAATTTTATTAACGGTGCAGTGGTTGAAAGTCAAAGCCAACGTGTAAGTTCAGTATTTAACCCTGCTACAGGTGAAGAGACTAAAAAAGTTAAACTCAGCACAGCTGCTGAAGTGGATTCTGCGATTGCAGCTGCCGATGCAGCATTCAAAAGCTGGTCGCAACAATCTCCATTACGCCGTGCGAGAGTATTATTTAAATTCAAAGAGTTATTGGAAGCAAACTTTGATGAGTTGGCACGTCTTATCAGCTCTGAGCACGGTAAAATTTACTCCGATGCGATTGGGGAATTAACCCGTGGTTTAGAAGTGGTGGAATTTGCCACTGGCATTCCACACTTACAAAAAGGGGAATTTTCAGCAAATGCCGGTCGTGGTATCGATATTCACTCCATCCAACAGCCATTAGGCGTGGTAGCCGGTATTACGCCATTCAACTTCCCAGCAATGGTGCCGATGTGGATGTTCCCAGTGGCGATTGTTTGCGGTAACACTTTCGTGTTGAAACCGTCTGAAAAAGACCCAAGTGTATCTATCCGCTTAGCCCAATTATTAAAAGAAGCGGGCTTACCGGACGGTGTGTTCAACGTAGTCCAAGGCGATAAAGAAGCTGTGGATATTCTTTTAACCGATCCACGTATTCAAGCCGTGAGTTTTGTTGGTTCAACACCAATCGCTCAATATATTTATGAGAAAGGCTCAGCAAACGGCAAACGCGTTCAAGCCTTAGGTGGTGCGAAAAACCACGCATTGATTATGCCGGATGCCGATGTTCAAGGCACGGTGAATGCTTTACTCGGTGCGGCATTTGGTGCGGCAGGCGAGCGCTGTATGGCTCTGTCTGTCGCGGTCGTGGTCGGCGATGAGTTTGCCGATAAAATCGTCGAAGAGCTGATTCCAAAGGTGAAAGCACTGAAAATCGGTGCCGGTATACTGCCGGAAGGCACACCTGAAAACGATATGGGGCCGGTGATTTCGAAAGAGCATAAAGCGAAAATTGAAAACTATATCGACCAAGGCGTAGCGCAAGGTGCGAAACTCTGCGTGGATGGTCGTGGTTACAAAGTGGCAGGCAATGAGAACGGCTATTTCGTCGGTGGCACCTTGTTTGATAAAGTGATGCCTGATATGACGATCTGGCAAGATGAGATCTTCGGGCCGGTACTCTCTGTCGTGCGAGTGAAAGATTACGCTGAAGGTATTGCGCTGATCAACAGCCACCAATACGGCAACGGTAGTGCGATTTTCACCGCAGACGGTGACTCAGCTCGTCAATTTACCCAAGATGTTCAAGCGGGTATGGTGGGGGTGAATATTCCAATTCCAGTACCAATGGCGTTCCACTGTTTCGGTGGTTGGAAAGCCTCTATCTTCGGGCCACTAAATGTGTATGGAACAGATGGTGTGCGTTTCTACACCCGTATGAAAACCATCACAACCCGTTGGCCGGACAGCTCTGTTCGTAGCCAAGCGGCGTTTAATTTCCCAACATTATAA
- a CDS encoding sugar ABC transporter ATP-binding protein, which yields MSTPLLEVRDLKKSFSGVMALNGVKLTVGAGEVHALLGENGAGKSTLLKALSGAQPQTSGEIIFNGETLSLDDSPFDRQLKGIVTIYQEFNLLPNMTVAENFFLGREPTKGLFVNEKAVNDEAQLVLDNLGLNIKPDTQVSRLSVAQQQMVEIARAMTLNAKLIIMDEPSAALSDKEVETLHQIVRDLKSRGVSVIYVTHRLNEVFALCDRFTVFQDGRYSGEGEVKNVNVDDIIRMMVGREVAFTRRPPEETHHTHRPVRLAVKNLHREKPALDPHGIALHGVSFNIHEGEVLGIAGLVGAGRTEIARCLFGVEKYTADEISLDGKPYAAVSPLDALEKGVALMPEDRKKEGLVLGLPIKTNMTLPILGKLLKGNLFVDNQKEDDLIETYRQALRIKMAHSELEARKLSGGNQQKVILARCMALNPKVLIVDEPTRGIDVGAKSEVHQVLFDMAKQGVAVLVISSDLPEIMAISDRIITLSEGRVTGEIHGDEATEEKLMSMMAVGVQHEQAA from the coding sequence ATGTCTACTCCTTTACTTGAAGTCCGAGACTTGAAAAAAAGCTTTTCCGGCGTAATGGCACTCAACGGCGTCAAACTTACCGTAGGTGCGGGTGAAGTTCACGCATTACTGGGTGAGAACGGTGCAGGTAAATCCACCCTATTAAAAGCTCTTTCCGGTGCACAACCGCAAACCAGTGGCGAGATTATTTTTAATGGCGAAACCTTAAGTCTCGATGATTCCCCGTTTGATCGTCAGCTCAAAGGGATTGTTACTATCTATCAAGAATTCAATTTGCTGCCGAATATGACGGTGGCGGAAAACTTTTTCCTCGGGCGTGAGCCGACCAAAGGCTTGTTTGTTAATGAAAAAGCGGTAAACGACGAAGCCCAATTGGTGCTAGATAACCTTGGTTTAAATATCAAACCCGACACCCAAGTTTCGCGCTTAAGTGTCGCTCAACAACAGATGGTTGAAATTGCCCGAGCGATGACCTTAAACGCCAAATTGATCATTATGGACGAGCCGTCCGCTGCCCTTAGTGACAAAGAGGTGGAAACCCTTCACCAAATCGTGCGTGATTTAAAAAGCCGTGGTGTTAGTGTGATTTATGTGACCCACCGTTTAAACGAAGTGTTTGCGCTATGTGATCGCTTTACTGTCTTCCAAGACGGACGTTACTCAGGCGAAGGTGAAGTGAAAAATGTGAATGTGGATGACATTATCCGAATGATGGTCGGGCGTGAAGTCGCCTTTACCCGCCGTCCACCGGAAGAGACTCACCACACTCATCGCCCTGTACGTTTAGCAGTGAAAAATCTACATCGTGAAAAACCGGCACTTGACCCACACGGTATTGCATTACACGGTGTATCTTTCAATATTCACGAAGGTGAAGTATTAGGCATTGCCGGTTTGGTGGGGGCAGGCCGTACCGAAATCGCCCGATGTTTATTCGGCGTAGAAAAATATACTGCTGATGAAATCAGCTTAGACGGCAAACCGTATGCCGCGGTTTCTCCGCTGGATGCACTGGAAAAAGGCGTCGCACTGATGCCCGAAGATCGTAAAAAAGAGGGCTTAGTACTCGGCTTGCCGATTAAAACTAATATGACGTTGCCAATTTTAGGAAAATTATTGAAAGGTAATCTGTTCGTCGATAATCAAAAAGAAGATGACCTGATTGAAACCTACCGCCAAGCACTCCGCATCAAAATGGCACACAGTGAGTTGGAAGCACGCAAGCTCTCCGGCGGAAACCAGCAAAAAGTGATTCTTGCCCGCTGTATGGCACTTAATCCAAAAGTGTTAATTGTTGATGAGCCGACCCGAGGTATCGATGTAGGTGCAAAATCGGAAGTTCACCAAGTGCTGTTCGATATGGCGAAACAAGGCGTGGCGGTACTAGTTATCTCCTCCGATTTACCTGAAATTATGGCCATTTCAGATCGTATTATTACCTTATCCGAAGGTCGCGTAACCGGTGAAATTCACGGTGATGAGGCAACCGAAGAAAAATTAATGTCAATGATGGCAGTCGGCGTTCAGCATGAACAGGCAGCATAA
- the citD gene encoding citrate lyase acyl carrier protein — protein MQIIKVAVAGTLESSDVQVRITPATSLDIELNSSVGKQFGEDILATIQDVLTTFEVKAAQVIVEDRGALDCVLRARLKAALLRATEEEIDWEKVL, from the coding sequence ATGCAAATAATTAAAGTTGCTGTTGCAGGTACGCTAGAATCAAGTGATGTTCAGGTTCGCATCACTCCTGCAACATCATTAGATATTGAGTTAAATAGCTCAGTAGGCAAACAATTTGGTGAAGATATTTTAGCAACAATTCAAGATGTATTAACCACTTTTGAAGTGAAAGCCGCCCAGGTGATTGTAGAAGACAGAGGGGCATTAGATTGTGTACTTCGCGCTCGTTTAAAAGCAGCACTTTTACGGGCAACAGAAGAAGAAATTGACTGGGAGAAAGTACTATGA
- the citF gene encoding citrate lyase subunit alpha, which produces MTTREQRIEKFNGNKPVYQAEPKAESLIRTAKDRKVCNNLEEAIHRSGLKDGMTVSFHHAFRAGDFVVNMVMNKIAEMGFKNLTLASSSLIDSHFPIIEHIKNGVVTKIYSSGIRGKLADEISKGILKEPVHIHSHGGRVHLVKSGELKIDVAFLGVPMCDKFGNANGFSGKSKCGSLGYARIDAEYADKVVLLTEEFGEYPLNPASITQDRVDLIVQVDEVGDPKKIGGGATRMTTNPRELLIARKCAEVIFNSGYFKDGFSFQTGTGGASLAVTRFLEDKMRRKNITASFGLGGITSTMVALHEAGLIKKLIDVQSFDKDAAESLARNSNHIEVSANQYANFSSKGASVERLDVVILSALEIDTKFNVNVLTGSDGVIRGASGGHCDTASSAQVAIIVVPLVRGRIPCVVENVLTCVTPGENIDILVTDHGVAVNPKRPDLIEKLTEADIELFSIEQLCERAYSITGRPKEIEVTDQPVAVVRYRDGSVIDTVYAVK; this is translated from the coding sequence ATGACAACTAGAGAACAACGTATCGAAAAATTTAATGGTAATAAACCTGTTTACCAAGCTGAACCAAAAGCAGAATCACTGATTCGTACGGCAAAAGATCGTAAAGTTTGTAATAACCTCGAAGAAGCTATTCACCGCTCAGGATTAAAAGACGGCATGACTGTTTCGTTCCACCATGCCTTCCGCGCAGGCGACTTCGTGGTCAATATGGTGATGAACAAAATTGCTGAAATGGGCTTTAAAAATTTAACCCTTGCCTCTAGCTCATTAATCGACAGCCATTTTCCAATTATTGAACATATTAAAAATGGGGTTGTAACCAAAATTTATTCGTCAGGAATTCGCGGTAAATTAGCAGATGAAATTTCCAAAGGGATCTTAAAAGAACCTGTGCATATCCACTCCCATGGAGGTCGTGTTCACTTAGTCAAATCCGGTGAATTAAAAATTGACGTGGCATTTTTAGGCGTGCCAATGTGTGATAAATTTGGTAATGCCAATGGCTTTAGCGGTAAAAGTAAATGTGGTTCATTAGGTTATGCTCGTATTGATGCGGAATATGCCGATAAAGTTGTACTATTAACTGAAGAATTTGGCGAATATCCACTTAATCCCGCCAGTATCACTCAAGATCGTGTGGATTTAATCGTACAAGTAGATGAAGTGGGCGATCCGAAGAAAATCGGTGGAGGAGCAACCCGTATGACCACCAACCCACGAGAACTATTAATCGCACGCAAATGTGCGGAAGTGATCTTCAATTCAGGCTATTTTAAAGACGGTTTTTCATTCCAAACAGGGACAGGTGGAGCATCACTTGCAGTAACACGTTTCCTTGAAGATAAAATGCGCCGTAAAAATATCACAGCCAGTTTTGGTTTAGGTGGGATTACTTCAACCATGGTGGCATTACATGAAGCAGGTCTCATCAAAAAATTAATTGATGTACAATCTTTTGATAAAGATGCAGCAGAATCACTTGCCCGTAACTCAAATCATATTGAAGTCTCAGCAAACCAATATGCCAATTTCAGTTCAAAAGGCGCTTCTGTTGAACGTCTAGATGTGGTTATTTTATCTGCACTTGAAATTGACACGAAATTTAATGTCAATGTTTTAACCGGCTCTGATGGTGTGATTCGTGGCGCTTCAGGCGGGCATTGCGATACGGCCTCCTCAGCACAGGTTGCCATTATTGTAGTGCCATTGGTACGTGGTCGCATTCCTTGTGTAGTTGAAAATGTACTCACTTGTGTCACCCCGGGTGAAAATATTGATATTCTTGTGACAGATCACGGTGTCGCAGTCAATCCAAAACGTCCAGATTTAATTGAAAAATTAACGGAAGCAGATATTGAATTATTCAGTATTGAACAGCTCTGTGAACGAGCATATAGTATTACAGGCAGACCAAAAGAAATTGAGGTAACCGATCAGCCTGTTGCTGTGGTACGTTACCGTGATGGTTCTGTAATTGATACAGTTTATGCAGTCAAATAA
- a CDS encoding sugar ABC transporter substrate-binding protein gives MKMRFKFALSALTLGLAINSFAKDELVVFSLPNLSSPFEVQLQKVAVETSKKLEVKLQVLDGQSSSTKQASDLENAITRGAKGIIISPNDVNAISGAVEEIIQEKIPAATLDRKVESSKPVPHFGANNYTGGQEVAKAVKAKYPNGAKVILLTGQPGSTSNIERTKGIRDELVAGGDKYKIIVDQTGNWLRSEGLRIIESVLPTLKEKPEVIISANDDMALGAIEALRSQGLKAGDILVTGFDATPEALARVKDGWLFLTADQRPGFAVSTALEQVVGNIRDKKEVTGADYPPKIILKENLQEAERFAEVSE, from the coding sequence ATGAAAATGCGTTTTAAATTTGCGTTAAGTGCATTAACCCTAGGTTTAGCTATAAACAGTTTTGCGAAAGATGAGCTAGTAGTATTTAGCCTTCCAAACTTGTCTAGCCCGTTTGAAGTACAACTTCAAAAGGTTGCGGTAGAAACCAGCAAAAAATTGGAAGTGAAATTACAGGTGTTAGACGGACAAAGCTCTTCTACTAAGCAAGCTTCTGATCTAGAGAATGCGATTACGCGTGGTGCAAAAGGCATTATCATTTCACCGAATGATGTCAATGCGATTTCAGGTGCAGTGGAAGAAATTATTCAAGAAAAAATCCCCGCTGCAACGCTTGACCGTAAAGTCGAGAGCAGCAAACCGGTTCCACACTTTGGGGCAAACAACTACACAGGTGGTCAAGAAGTAGCAAAAGCAGTAAAAGCGAAATACCCAAACGGTGCGAAAGTGATTCTCTTAACCGGTCAGCCGGGCTCAACCTCTAACATTGAGCGTACCAAAGGGATTCGTGATGAGTTAGTCGCAGGTGGCGATAAATATAAAATTATCGTGGATCAAACCGGTAACTGGTTACGTTCCGAAGGCTTACGTATTATTGAAAGCGTGTTGCCAACGTTAAAAGAGAAACCGGAAGTGATCATCTCTGCAAACGACGATATGGCACTCGGTGCAATCGAAGCACTACGTAGCCAAGGTTTAAAAGCGGGCGACATTTTAGTGACAGGCTTTGACGCCACTCCGGAAGCACTAGCTCGCGTGAAAGATGGCTGGTTGTTCTTAACTGCCGACCAACGCCCGGGCTTTGCGGTCAGTACAGCCTTAGAGCAAGTGGTCGGTAACATTCGCGATAAAAAAGAAGTGACCGGTGCGGACTATCCACCGAAAATTATTCTGAAAGAGAACCTGCAAGAAGCGGAACGTTTCGCAGAAGTGAGCGAATAA